The Stratiformator vulcanicus genome has a segment encoding these proteins:
- a CDS encoding DUF1552 domain-containing protein, which yields MPNRLDRRTFLKGTGVSLALPMLDAMRPAVASTGKSETPKRFAAFYVPNGVNWDYYTPEGDGSDWGLPQSLKGLKPLKQHVSFLSGLSHPSLGTPHFGCDNWLTGADFHISNYQNSISIDQRLAEAFGDQTRYPSLELTGDHADSLRYGFMTTLAWSRAGKPILGENNPRRVFERLFVDEGASDFERKLLRLKRHRSILDELIEQSRALSNRLGPADRAKLEEYFTSVREVERRIQRAEQWAHVPKAKLDAEGLDLNVNPDTRLDSYVRTMMDLLVLSFQTDTTRIGTYVIAREGGGTGSANYKAIGVTDDHHKLSHQNKNPESREKLRLIDTFHVDQLSYFLSRLSEIDEGDGSLLDNSAVLFGSGLSVGWSHNHKDLPILLAGGLSPLKQGHHYNLLGKRIPLSNLFVSLLNKYDVEVERFGTSTGNL from the coding sequence ATGCCGAATCGTCTTGACCGACGAACGTTCTTAAAGGGCACCGGTGTCAGCCTCGCGCTGCCGATGCTCGACGCGATGCGACCGGCTGTGGCTTCGACCGGCAAATCGGAGACGCCGAAGCGGTTCGCGGCCTTCTACGTGCCGAATGGCGTCAACTGGGACTACTACACGCCGGAAGGTGACGGGAGTGATTGGGGACTTCCCCAATCGCTCAAGGGGCTGAAGCCTCTGAAACAACATGTCAGCTTCCTGTCCGGACTTTCGCATCCTTCGCTCGGCACGCCGCACTTCGGCTGCGACAACTGGTTGACCGGGGCCGATTTCCATATCTCTAATTATCAGAACTCAATCTCGATCGATCAGCGACTCGCTGAGGCATTTGGTGACCAAACCCGATACCCGTCGTTGGAATTGACCGGGGATCACGCCGACAGCTTGCGATATGGATTCATGACGACATTGGCATGGTCGCGTGCCGGAAAACCAATTTTGGGGGAGAACAATCCTCGTCGTGTCTTTGAGAGATTGTTCGTCGACGAAGGCGCCAGTGACTTCGAAAGGAAATTGTTGCGCCTTAAGCGACACCGGAGCATCCTTGACGAACTCATTGAGCAAAGCCGTGCGCTTTCTAATCGACTCGGTCCGGCCGATCGGGCGAAGCTGGAAGAGTACTTCACCTCGGTTCGCGAGGTTGAGCGCCGAATTCAGCGGGCCGAACAGTGGGCACATGTGCCGAAAGCAAAGCTCGATGCGGAGGGTCTCGACCTTAACGTGAACCCGGACACCAGGCTCGATTCTTACGTCCGCACAATGATGGACCTGCTGGTCCTCTCGTTTCAGACCGACACCACCCGCATAGGCACTTATGTCATCGCGCGAGAAGGCGGCGGGACCGGTTCTGCGAATTATAAAGCGATCGGCGTAACGGACGATCATCACAAACTTTCGCACCAGAATAAGAATCCTGAGTCTCGCGAAAAACTACGTTTGATCGACACTTTCCACGTCGATCAATTGAGCTATTTTCTTTCGAGACTGAGCGAAATCGACGAGGGCGATGGTTCACTGCTCGATAACTCCGCGGTGTTATTTGGCAGCGGCCTCAGTGTCGGCTGGAGCCACAATCACAAGGACCTTCCGATTCTCTTGGCAGGCGGTTTATCGCCTCTCAAGCAGGGGCATCATTACAATCTGCTCGGCAAGAGGATCCCTCTGTCGAATTTATTCGTCTCACTGCTTAATAAATATGACGTTGAAGTCGAGCGGTTCGGGACGAGCACGGGCAACTTGTAG
- a CDS encoding SulP family inorganic anion transporter, which translates to MLDFFRPDQGNAKNDILSGLTVALALVPEAVAFAFVAGVSPQIGLYSAFFLCLITAVLGGRPGMISGATGAMAVVVVSLVAQHGIEYMFPAVILCGVIQVVVGYARLGMLIRMVPHPVMLGFVNGLAIVILLAQFGSFKTVNDLGQLVFLTGPSLGVMVALVLLTMAIIWLLPKLTRAVPASLVAILTVTLISLGLNSIASPESAGLNQKRLVMTVGDMLLTNAKVKAVSEVHNSSTNVIGTAVRAHSGHGDAVSAEPVSKELATSAMAAVDESAGSIGGGLPRPFFLEYFLPPLSFATLWIILPYSVILAAVGLIESLMTLTLIDEMTETRGRGNRECIGQGVANVVCGFFGGMGGCAMIGQSLINVNSGGRGRLSGVTAAVCLLAFVLFLAPWIEMVPMAALVGVMFMVVIGTFEWASLRMLRKVPTSDFLVMVLVAGYTVIQHDLATAVVLGVIVSALSFAWQHATHIGVDIKLNEFGSKIYQLHGPLFFASVSSLKEMFDVANDPDDVVIDFYYTRVYDQSGLEAINSLAERYEKAGKRLHLTHLSPECRQLLGRAGDLVDVNLSEDPQYHLATDRLG; encoded by the coding sequence ATGCTCGATTTCTTCCGTCCTGATCAGGGCAACGCCAAGAATGATATTCTCTCCGGCCTGACCGTCGCGCTCGCGCTGGTTCCGGAAGCGGTCGCCTTCGCATTTGTGGCGGGGGTCTCGCCGCAGATCGGGCTCTATTCAGCCTTCTTTCTTTGCTTGATCACGGCCGTTCTAGGGGGGCGACCGGGTATGATCTCGGGAGCAACCGGTGCGATGGCGGTCGTGGTGGTCTCGCTCGTGGCGCAGCACGGCATCGAATACATGTTCCCGGCGGTCATCCTGTGCGGAGTCATTCAGGTCGTCGTGGGCTATGCCCGCCTCGGGATGCTGATTCGCATGGTGCCGCACCCGGTGATGTTGGGCTTCGTCAATGGTTTGGCGATCGTGATTCTGCTCGCGCAATTCGGGAGCTTTAAGACTGTCAACGATCTGGGACAGCTCGTCTTTCTGACCGGGCCGTCTCTCGGGGTGATGGTCGCACTGGTGCTGCTCACGATGGCGATCATCTGGCTGTTGCCGAAATTAACACGCGCGGTGCCGGCATCGCTGGTTGCGATCCTGACGGTGACGTTAATTTCGCTCGGTCTTAATTCCATCGCCAGCCCGGAATCGGCGGGGCTGAACCAGAAGCGACTGGTCATGACGGTGGGCGACATGTTGCTCACCAACGCTAAGGTGAAGGCGGTCAGCGAGGTTCATAACAGCAGTACCAATGTGATCGGTACGGCGGTTCGCGCTCATAGCGGCCACGGTGACGCCGTATCGGCGGAGCCAGTTTCAAAGGAACTGGCGACCTCCGCGATGGCGGCGGTTGATGAATCGGCGGGAAGTATCGGTGGCGGATTGCCGAGGCCGTTTTTCCTCGAATATTTCTTGCCGCCACTGAGCTTCGCGACCTTGTGGATCATCCTTCCCTATTCGGTCATCCTCGCCGCCGTCGGTTTAATCGAGTCCTTAATGACTCTGACCTTAATTGATGAGATGACGGAGACGCGGGGACGCGGAAATCGCGAGTGCATTGGTCAAGGGGTTGCGAACGTCGTTTGCGGTTTCTTCGGCGGAATGGGCGGCTGCGCTATGATCGGCCAATCACTGATTAATGTGAATTCCGGCGGCCGCGGTCGACTTTCGGGCGTGACGGCGGCGGTCTGTCTGCTGGCGTTCGTCTTATTTCTCGCCCCATGGATTGAAATGGTGCCGATGGCAGCGCTCGTGGGCGTCATGTTTATGGTCGTCATCGGCACATTCGAGTGGGCATCGCTGCGGATGCTGCGGAAGGTGCCGACCAGTGACTTCCTGGTGATGGTGCTCGTCGCCGGATATACGGTAATCCAACACGATTTAGCGACCGCCGTTGTGCTGGGAGTCATCGTCTCGGCCCTCAGCTTTGCGTGGCAACATGCGACCCATATTGGTGTCGACATTAAATTGAATGAATTCGGCAGCAAGATTTACCAGCTTCACGGCCCACTCTTCTTTGCGTCGGTCAGTTCTCTTAAGGAAATGTTTGACGTTGCCAACGATCCCGATGATGTGGTCATCGATTTTTATTACACGCGTGTGTATGACCAATCGGGGCTGGAAGCGATTAATTCTCTGGCCGAGCGTTATGAGAAGGCCGGCAAACGTTTGCACCTGACTCATCTCAGCCCGGAGTGTCGCCAACTTCTCGGGCGGGCAGGGGATCTCGTCGATGTCAATCTTTCCGAAGATCCCCAGTATCATCTGGCGACCGATCGCTTGGGTTAG
- a CDS encoding VOC family protein, whose protein sequence is MELGTFSISLTVKDLKASRAFYEKFGFTVFGGDASQNWLILKNDETTIGLFHGMFESNMLTFNPGWDSDANPLSSFTDVRELQKQLKAQDVVLSAEADESTTGPASFVAIDPDGNPILVDQHV, encoded by the coding sequence ATGGAACTGGGCACATTTTCCATCAGCTTGACGGTGAAAGACCTTAAAGCGTCGCGAGCCTTCTATGAGAAGTTCGGCTTCACCGTGTTCGGTGGCGACGCCTCGCAAAACTGGCTGATCCTAAAGAATGACGAGACGACAATTGGGCTGTTTCACGGCATGTTCGAGAGCAACATGCTGACCTTCAATCCGGGATGGGACAGCGATGCCAACCCACTCTCTTCCTTTACCGATGTCCGCGAGTTGCAAAAACAATTGAAGGCGCAAGACGTTGTGTTATCTGCCGAAGCGGACGAATCGACAACCGGTCCCGCCAGCTTCGTCGCCATCGATCCCGACGGAAACCCGATCTTGGTCGATCAACACGTTTGA